In Spirosoma sp. KUDC1026, the sequence TATAGCGAGTAGATTTATTGATATAAGAATAAAAGGATTAATAGACCAGCTTTTACTTGTACAAATTGCATAAATTGCATTAGAGAAAAAATTCAAAGAAAATATAATAATTGTCAATATTAGTTCAAATTCTAGATTTTTATATTGATCCCCTAACAACCAAACAATGTTCTTTGAAAGCAACCATACTGAACCAATAATTGAAATGCAAACTAAAGCCAGTAATATTTGAATTTCTATCATTCTTTTTCTTTGTAAATACTTGTCATTTCTTAATCTTGAATATCTTGGAATTATTAATGTACTAAATACTACATTAAATATATTTAATATGGCAGCTACTCTAAATAATGCACCTATTTGAGCTATAGATGATGTTATACCTGTTAATGATAAAATCCATACTGTAATTTGAGCTGAGAATATATTATAAATATCGATAGGAAGCACTTTTTTTACATTGCTCAATATTCTTTTTTGAACAGCACTATTTTTATTACTTTCTAGATTAATAAACTTTTTGGATATATTCTTCAAACTCAAGTTCGCTATTGTTCTAGGAATTCCATCAGATAATAAGGCAACAAAGGAGTATGGGAAGATGAATACGCTGGCTAACAATAAAGTTAGCCTTCCTAAATTAGTTGCTATTTGATTCTTTTGAAGTGAAAGTATATCTTGGTTTAACTTTGGACCTATTTCTAACATCGAACTAGACAGATTTGATAGAAAAGCAGGCATTAGAGTTAATACTAAAATAAATGAAGTTGACCAATACGCATGATTTTGTCTTAGCAAGTAAATTAGTACAGAACTTGTTATTAACAAACTCCATATAGCAAATCTTTTCCTAAGATACATCCCAGTTTTTACAACTGTACCTAACTTTTCTTTATCATCCCATACTTTTCCACCTTCAGCCATGACGCCAGATACAATTCCACCATTGGATAATATAGTCATTGCTCCCAATACATTATTAGATAGTGTATAGTAAGCATACTCCTGTATCGATAAAGTTCTGATAACAATTATTCCACTCACCACACTAATCAGTTGAATTAGTATTTGAGATGAACCTGTTAATAGTAAAACTTTTATCCATTCAACAACTTTTACGTATTTTGGAATTTTTAGAATTGTCTCTATTTTATATAACATATATATTTATTTAATTCACATACTTATAATCAAGTAAAGAAGTATTTTAATTATGATTAGGTGAGTTAGTCATTAAATTATATACATAAATTTTTGTATAAGCTATTCATATGCATTTAGGCCAAACTCTATTTTACCAAGCGTTGACATTTCCTAATATCATGGCTTTTATAGTTAACCAGCAAATCCATACATCTAATAATGGAGACTTTTTTCGATTATAAAAACGATCATACTTCACTCTATGCTGCATTTTTATTAACTGATCGGTTTCGCCACGGCAACCACGTACTTGCGCCAATCCCGTTATTCCTGGCTTCACCCGGTAACGCTTTCTATACTCTGGTAAAGTATTCCAGAACTGCGCACTGTGTGGTAAAGCATGAGGACGAGGGCCTACAATGCTCATATCTCCTAGTAATACATTAATAAATTGGGGAATTTCATCTAGGTTTGTTTTGCGTAGAAAGCGACCAATGGGTGTAATTCGATTATCATGACGAGTCGCTTGTTTAAAATCAGCATTAGGGTTGTAGGCCATTGTTCGAAACTTTAAACAGTTGAATGGTATACCCTTGTAACCTGTACGTTTCTGAATAAATAATACTGGCCCAGATGATGACAGTTTGATCAAAATTCCCACAAGGGGTAATAGCCAAGACAAAACAAGTACGATAACAAGTAAAGAAAACATTACGTCAAATAATCGTTTTCCTTGAGGTTTAATGGGTGCGCTCCCTCGCTGAGATCGAGACTCAGCATACACGTACAAGACTTTGTAGTGTGAATCAAGACTAATCATGATAGAAGTTTCGAAATGTGTTGAATAGCTTTTACGCTTATTAATTCGACATGTAACAGAATAATTTCCCACCGTTTTTTGTTAAAAAATAGTAAGCAATTATTCTGTATAATATTATGCTCTTTTCGTCAATTGTGCTTTTTTATCAGACCCGCCGTAATAATCCCCATAGCTATAGCTGTAATAATATGATTCTCCTTCACCTACACCATTCAGGATGATTCCTAATTTCTGGAAGCGCTGTTCTTTATACAACGTATCAACCATCTTAATGTAATTCTTTGGCGTGTGGTCGTGCCGCACTAAAAACAGCGTAGCATCGGCAAAAGGAGCAATTAATTGCGAATCAGTCACTAAACCAATTGGTGGCGAATCGACTAGGACGTAATCAAAACGTTTTTTTAATTCGTCGAACAACTGCGCCAGGCGGGGAGAGCTTAATAGCTCAGCCGGGTTTGGCGGTAGTGGTCCCGCTGTAATAATGAAGTAATTGTCATAACCCGCAATTGGCTGTAGTAACTCATCGACCGTTGCTTCGCCAATTAAATAATTGCTTAAGCCCGATCCATTAAGCATGTGCAGGCTTTTGTGCAGCTTGGGCTTACGGAGGTCCATTTCCAGGATGACCGTTTTGCGGTCTACCAGTGCCAAACTAGCCCCTAGATTTAGGGAGATGAATGATTTACCTTCACCACTAATACTGGATGTAAAGAGCAATACCTGCGAACGCTGTGCATCACTACGCATGAATTGTAGGTTCGTACGTAGCGCCCGGATCTGCTCGCCAATTACTGACTGCATGCGGGGTTTAAAGACCAAATTATCGCCTGTCATTTGGCGGCTTTTCACTATTTCGCCCAGAATAGGCGTTTGCGTTGCTTCTTCAACGTCCGAACGACGCAGTATGCGGTTGTTTAATGCATCCTTGGCTGATATTACACCAACGGGCAAGAGCAAACCAGCGAGTGCAAACAAGCCAAAAATTGTCATTTTAACCGGCTTTACAGGTATACTTCCGGTACGTGCAGCATCTACAGTTCGGCTATTTGAAACCGTTGAAGCCGCTGATAGTGCTGTCTCTTCACGCTTTTGTAATAGGTAAGTATATAAGCCGTTTTTAATTACTTGTTGGCGGGTAATGTTGAGCAGTGCCCGTTCTTTACCAGGTACGGTACGAATCATACTTTCCATTCGCCGGTTGTTGGCAACCAATTGTGTTTTATTGCTGGTTAGCTGCTGCCGGATGGTTTGTATATTCTCATTGATGCTAGACTTGATAGTTCGTATTTGGCTATCAAGCGATTGCAACATGGGGCTATTTGCCGACATAGTGCGTGATACCTCATCTCGTTTCAGTTCCAGTTCGGACACTTTAGCCAGCAGCCCCGTCAGCACCGGATCGCTAAGCCCCAGCGTAGCCGGTGCCAGCGTTTTTTCGCTTCCTTGCTTCTGTACGTACCGCTCAATATCATCCAGACCGCTAATTCGGATGTTTACTTCATTAAGCTGCGTGTCATTTTCTTTAACTGCCGTCAGGAAGGTTTGCGCCTGTACGCTTAGGTCTGTAATTCCCTGAGTAGACTTATACAGTTCAACTTCTTTCTCAACGGTCGATAATTCACCAGAAATAAGCGCTAGCCGATCTTCGATGAATGTCAGTGTATTATTAGCTTCTTTGTTTTTATCAAAAACAGCCTCTTTATTGTATTCAGCGATCAGTTGATTTAATAGTGCTTCTCCTTTGTCAGGTACGGTTTCCTGGAGACTTAAAGCCAGTACCGTTGACTGTTTTGTCGTCGGCTCGACTTTCAGATTTCCCAGATAGTTTTCAACAGTAGCCGCCTGGTCAACAACCGTCATAATTACCGGCTCAGTTTTCGCTGTCAGTGGCTTTTTGGCAAAAATGCGCAGTTGACCATAAGGCGTTTTAATACTCTGGTCTATTGGATAGTCTTTTCCGTTCAGACTTACGATTTGTGGACCTTTGAATTCGCAGGTCAGTTTTTCAGCGTACACCAGTGAATTAGGTTTTTCTAACAGCAGTCGAATAGGCGACTCACCGTAAATCTCTTTATCGATTGTACTGCTTGGGTGATAGTACTTCACATCAAGTCCCATGCTATTCACTACTCGGTTCATCAGCGTGTATGACTTCAGTATTTCTACTTCATTCTCCACCACTTTACTATCGGTGAAAATATCCATCTCTTTCATCAGACTTTCGCCAGCCATTCCTTTCTTCTCATCCTTGATGAGCAGACTAGCCTGCACTTTGTAAACAGGCGCCTGATAAAGCAGATATACGTAAGCTGCGCCGACTGCTACCACTAAGGCAGCAATAAACCAGGGCCAGTTGCGTACGTAGCGCATGAGCATGGCCCGTATATTAACTTGTGGCTCAATGTCGTAAGCTTGATACGGCGTGTATGGATTGGTATTCATGTTTTTTGGTGTTAAATACGGCTGACAATAATGGCAATAAAGGATAGAGCACTTAATATGATGGGTAATACCTGGTACGTACGATCGGCATTGGCTACGCGGGCTTTACCAGGTTCGACATAGACAATGTCGTTTGGGCGCAGGTAGTAGTAAGGCGATTTAAAGATATCCCGCTTCGTCAGATCGACCTGGTTAAAGGTTCGTTGACCGTTCTCTTCCCGGATCACCAGGACATTATCCCGGCGGCCGTAAATGGTGATATCACCGGCCAAGCCCAGCGCAGCAGGTAATGAAATCTGCTCGTTCGGAATTGAAAACAGTGATGGTCGGGCCACTTCGCCCGAAACGGAGATCTGAAAATTTAGGTTACGTACGTTCACCGTTGGCTCTTTCAGATAATCGAGCAACTTCTGCTTGATCTGTGCAGCGGCTTGCGCATTCGATAAACCCTGCACTTTTTGCGATCCGATGAGCGGTAGTTCAATCTGTCCCTTTTCATCAACCAGATAGCCAGGTGTATATTGCAAAGGCGACGTTTGTGATATCTGTTGTGGTCCTCCCGCGCGTTCAGCCATGCTTATTGCCGCATACGGATTAAACAAAGCTGATGCTTCTGGGCTCAAGCTACTCACCTGTACCGACAGCACGTCACCCGGTTTGATTGTCGGTATGTATCGATCGACCAACGCCATAGAATCGTTACCACCCGTCTCTTTTTGATAGAGGACCAGTTCTTTGCTTGAAATACAGCTCCCCAGGCATAGGCACAATCCCAAAAAATAACCAAGCTGGCGCTGTAAAAAACGTTTATTCATACAAGTTGTGAATACTAAACTTAACGATACTGATTTTGAAAATAACTGTGGTGGTACTGCCGAAGCAGCGCATCCAACTGATAGCCGGTTCGGTACCGACTGGCAATGTTATATCCCCGCGTGTACATGTATTCCCAACGGAACTCTTCGGTAGTACGTAGTCGCACGCGCTGACTCTGTACGATACGACCAGGTCCAAGCGGAATGGCGAAATTGAATCCGCCCGTCGTTCCGTTTCGGGTTTGGGTAGCAAAAAATCCTACTTCAACATTACCCATCTGCCGGATCAGATCAAGCCTTGCTCCACGGTCCTTATCCAGATACTGCCCCCCCGATACCTTAATGGTGATGTCGCGTTTGGGAATTCGATAGGCTACGTCAGCGAGTAGCATAAGCTGCTGTAGCTTTTCGTAGTAAAAGCCATTTTGAGGAAAGAAGTAGAAACCCGTCAGGCTAGACTCAACCCCAAACGACCAGTTTTTGCGTACGTCCCCATGTCGGTACTGTGCATTAAACCCATACTGATCATTGTAAAACAGACCCGCTGACAGGCTCATGAAGTTACGGTCATTCAGGGCCAGAAACTGGTTGACGAAGGTTGGGGCAGGCCGTACGTTCAGCGCCTGGTTATCCAGGTGATTGACAATGGGCAGTAATACGCCCCAGTTCAGGACTAACCCACGGCTAAGAAATAACTGGCTTTGTAGAAGTAGATTGGTCTTACTTTCGACAACCCGCTCGCGGAAGCCAAACTGAGCAATGAACTCTGGCTGCAGTCGGAAATCAAATTTGTAGTTCCGTCCATCGAACGGATGCGTCTGGGCGTAGTTAGCCCGCTCCTTACGGGAAAGTAACCGTGTTTCAACAGTTTCTCCTAAACGGTAGCGTGCCACCGGTACGCCCTGAAAGAGCGGAACAAATTCATCAACTCCCTTAGGTGTCAACGATCGGGCCAGTTTAATGAGGCCAACAAACGGGTTTCGGTATAGCCGTTGTTCGTAACTAACCCGAAAACCTGAGCTATCAATAGTCAGGTTTTCGTAATCAGATAAGCCCTCCAAGGGTTGTTGATAAGCCGTTACTGGTTCGTCGTCGGTTTCGCCCCCGTCTTCATACTTCGGCTGTTGGTTACGTATTGGTGAATAAGTGCGTAACAGGTTTGTTGTATAGGCAGCTCCAAACGTCAACTGCTTACCGTTGATCAGACCAGCCTGAAGATTTAGATGTTTGAATAGCGTAGCGTAAGCACCTACATTCAGGTGTTGGGAATCCCATTCAGCCATTACGCCCCCTTTACGGTTGAAATTTATATTGACTCCTCCAAAAGGCCCTAATAAATAGCGATAGGCAGAGTCTCGTTTATTTAGTAATTGAAAATCAGCTAGTATGTTGTTTGTATTGCCTTTTCTCCCTATAGCATAAGGGCTACCAATTCCAGCAGTGATTGCTAACTCAATTGACTTTGTTAGTGCTTTATGTTTAGTAGCAACAAGAGCTTGTGTTATTAAAGAGTTGTCAGCACCAAACGGAGCGGATAAAATTACGGCTACTGATGGACGTTTAGCCGTTTCTAATAACACACCATATTTAACATCTAGCTGCCGATCGCCAATACCTCGTCGTTTGAAGGCAATTGGTCCATTGGCATTCAGCAAGTTGATATTGATTTCTAATCGGGGTAATACGGCCAGATGTACGTAGGCTATACTTTCTGAGTTTGTTTTATTGTACTTGAAAGCATAACCTGCCGGATTGAAATTATACCCGGCCAGGAAAGTGCCATCTTTTAGTATGTCAGCTGATGGGATGTAGATCAACCCCGGTTTGCCAGAAATATTCACCTGCGCCCATACTGTCGTCGTGCATAGCATGCAAACGGCAGTAATCAGCAGGAGAATATCTTTTTTTCCGGTCTTCATATCAACAGCACATCCTAACGGTAACCTATATACGTAAACC encodes:
- a CDS encoding lipopolysaccharide biosynthesis protein; the encoded protein is MLYKIETILKIPKYVKVVEWIKVLLLTGSSQILIQLISVVSGIIVIRTLSIQEYAYYTLSNNVLGAMTILSNGGIVSGVMAEGGKVWDDKEKLGTVVKTGMYLRKRFAIWSLLITSSVLIYLLRQNHAYWSTSFILVLTLMPAFLSNLSSSMLEIGPKLNQDILSLQKNQIATNLGRLTLLLASVFIFPYSFVALLSDGIPRTIANLSLKNISKKFINLESNKNSAVQKRILSNVKKVLPIDIYNIFSAQITVWILSLTGITSSIAQIGALFRVAAILNIFNVVFSTLIIPRYSRLRNDKYLQRKRMIEIQILLALVCISIIGSVWLLSKNIVWLLGDQYKNLEFELILTIIIFSLNFFSNAIYAICTSKSWSINPFILISINLLAIVSGIYIFGMNTLREVLIFNVYISTIMLSMHIVYSLNRVSK
- a CDS encoding sugar transferase, encoding MISLDSHYKVLYVYAESRSQRGSAPIKPQGKRLFDVMFSLLVIVLVLSWLLPLVGILIKLSSSGPVLFIQKRTGYKGIPFNCLKFRTMAYNPNADFKQATRHDNRITPIGRFLRKTNLDEIPQFINVLLGDMSIVGPRPHALPHSAQFWNTLPEYRKRYRVKPGITGLAQVRGCRGETDQLIKMQHRVKYDRFYNRKKSPLLDVWICWLTIKAMILGNVNAW
- a CDS encoding GumC family protein, yielding MNTNPYTPYQAYDIEPQVNIRAMLMRYVRNWPWFIAALVVAVGAAYVYLLYQAPVYKVQASLLIKDEKKGMAGESLMKEMDIFTDSKVVENEVEILKSYTLMNRVVNSMGLDVKYYHPSSTIDKEIYGESPIRLLLEKPNSLVYAEKLTCEFKGPQIVSLNGKDYPIDQSIKTPYGQLRIFAKKPLTAKTEPVIMTVVDQAATVENYLGNLKVEPTTKQSTVLALSLQETVPDKGEALLNQLIAEYNKEAVFDKNKEANNTLTFIEDRLALISGELSTVEKEVELYKSTQGITDLSVQAQTFLTAVKENDTQLNEVNIRISGLDDIERYVQKQGSEKTLAPATLGLSDPVLTGLLAKVSELELKRDEVSRTMSANSPMLQSLDSQIRTIKSSINENIQTIRQQLTSNKTQLVANNRRMESMIRTVPGKERALLNITRQQVIKNGLYTYLLQKREETALSAASTVSNSRTVDAARTGSIPVKPVKMTIFGLFALAGLLLPVGVISAKDALNNRILRRSDVEEATQTPILGEIVKSRQMTGDNLVFKPRMQSVIGEQIRALRTNLQFMRSDAQRSQVLLFTSSISGEGKSFISLNLGASLALVDRKTVILEMDLRKPKLHKSLHMLNGSGLSNYLIGEATVDELLQPIAGYDNYFIITAGPLPPNPAELLSSPRLAQLFDELKKRFDYVLVDSPPIGLVTDSQLIAPFADATLFLVRHDHTPKNYIKMVDTLYKEQRFQKLGIILNGVGEGESYYYSYSYGDYYGGSDKKAQLTKRA
- a CDS encoding polysaccharide biosynthesis/export family protein, with translation MNKRFLQRQLGYFLGLCLCLGSCISSKELVLYQKETGGNDSMALVDRYIPTIKPGDVLSVQVSSLSPEASALFNPYAAISMAERAGGPQQISQTSPLQYTPGYLVDEKGQIELPLIGSQKVQGLSNAQAAAQIKQKLLDYLKEPTVNVRNLNFQISVSGEVARPSLFSIPNEQISLPAALGLAGDITIYGRRDNVLVIREENGQRTFNQVDLTKRDIFKSPYYYLRPNDIVYVEPGKARVANADRTYQVLPIILSALSFIAIIVSRI
- a CDS encoding YjbH domain-containing protein, coding for MKTGKKDILLLITAVCMLCTTTVWAQVNISGKPGLIYIPSADILKDGTFLAGYNFNPAGYAFKYNKTNSESIAYVHLAVLPRLEININLLNANGPIAFKRRGIGDRQLDVKYGVLLETAKRPSVAVILSAPFGADNSLITQALVATKHKALTKSIELAITAGIGSPYAIGRKGNTNNILADFQLLNKRDSAYRYLLGPFGGVNINFNRKGGVMAEWDSQHLNVGAYATLFKHLNLQAGLINGKQLTFGAAYTTNLLRTYSPIRNQQPKYEDGGETDDEPVTAYQQPLEGLSDYENLTIDSSGFRVSYEQRLYRNPFVGLIKLARSLTPKGVDEFVPLFQGVPVARYRLGETVETRLLSRKERANYAQTHPFDGRNYKFDFRLQPEFIAQFGFRERVVESKTNLLLQSQLFLSRGLVLNWGVLLPIVNHLDNQALNVRPAPTFVNQFLALNDRNFMSLSAGLFYNDQYGFNAQYRHGDVRKNWSFGVESSLTGFYFFPQNGFYYEKLQQLMLLADVAYRIPKRDITIKVSGGQYLDKDRGARLDLIRQMGNVEVGFFATQTRNGTTGGFNFAIPLGPGRIVQSQRVRLRTTEEFRWEYMYTRGYNIASRYRTGYQLDALLRQYHHSYFQNQYR